A stretch of Ranitomeya variabilis isolate aRanVar5 chromosome 3, aRanVar5.hap1, whole genome shotgun sequence DNA encodes these proteins:
- the GPR61 gene encoding G-protein coupled receptor 61 has translation MDTSRPSFTWNFSLNASGNTITANPHYGALFIMLLMDLLAVVGNVAIMGVIMKTPSLRKFVLVFHLCVVDLLAALTLMPLAMLSGSGGTSLYEIQGLGQMACRAYLFLSVCLTSTGILSISAINIERYYYVVHPMRYQVKMTMGLVSWVLAGIWIKAVLTSLIPVLAWSPPVPGHCSLQGGGNSVFRAGFLLFYSSFYFLLPLTIIIVVYCSMFKVARVAALHQGPLPTWMENSPQRRRSESLSSRSTMVTGSGATRGTPQQRVTGGGSGSGGKAAAVLAAVGGQFLLCWLPYFGFHIYAALCSPSPGSQVEWIVTWMGFLCFASNPIFYGCLNRQIREELGRWIGCFFKRGGNAEDELRLPSREGSIEENFLQFLQGTGCPPDTRAVVHITPKGNQPAVDFRIPGQIAEETSEFLEQPWDLKAVGKDYNNTGPSPKT, from the coding sequence ATGGATACCTCCCGTCCCTCTTTCACATGGAACTTTTCACTCAATGCTTCAGGGAACACTATTACAGCAAATCCCCATTATGGGGCCCTTTTCATTATGCTTCTTATGGACCTGTTAGCAGTAGTTGGAAATGTGGCTATCATGGGGGTCATCATGAAGACTCCATCCCTCAGGAAATTTGTTCTGGTCTTCCACTTGTGTGTAGTGGATCTCTTGGCTGCACTTACACTTATGCCCCTGGCTATGTTGTCTGGAAGTGGAGGCACTTCCTTGTATGAAATCCAAGGATTAGGGCAGATGGCTTGCCGTGCATACCTGTTCTTGAGTGTCTGTCTTACCAGCACTGGCATACTATCAATCTCTGCTATAAATATTGAAAGATATTACTATGTGGTACATCCCATGAGGTACCAAGTCAAGATGACTATGGGACTAGTCAGCTGGGTACTAGCTGGTATCTGGATTAAAGCTGTACTCACATCCCTAATCCCTGTTTTAGCATGGAGCCCTCCTGTCCCTGGACATTGCAGCTTGCAGGGAGGTGGCAACAGTGTCTTCCGAGCTGGATTTCTTCTCTTTTATTCCTCCTTTTATTTCTTACTGCCTCTTACCATCATCATTGTTGTGTACTGCAGCATGTTCAAGGTGGCACGAGTAGCTGCTCTCCATCAAGGGCCTCTACCCACATGGATGGAGAATTCACCTCAGCGCAGGCGCTCAGAATCTCTCAGTAGTCGTTCCACCATGGTAACAGGATCAGGAGCTACACGTGGAACTCCTCAGCAACGAGTGACAGGTGGTGGTTCTGGAAGTGGTGGGAAGGCAGCAGCTGTTTTAGCTGCAGTAGGGGGACAGTTTCTATTATGTTGGCTACCTTATTTTGGCTTCCACATATATGCAGCACTGTGCTCTCCATCTCCTGGTTCACAAGTGGAATGGATTGTTACATGGATGGGGTTTCTTTGCTTTGCCTCCAACCCAATATTTTATGGTTGTCTAAATCGTCAAATCCGTGAAGAACTGGGAAGGTGGATTGGATGTTTCTTTAAACGAGGGGGTAATGCGGAAGATGAGCTTCGATTGCCAAGCAGGGAAGGCTCTATTGAAGaaaattttctgcagtttttgcagGGTACTGGCTGCCCACCAGACACCAGGGCAGTTGTTCATATAACCCCTAAAGGGAATCAACCAGCTGTAGACTTCCGGATTCCAGGGCAGATTGCAGAGGAAACATCTGAGTTCTTAGAGCAACCATGGGATTTGAAAGCGGTGGGTAAAGACTATAATAACACTGGTCCATCTCCAAAAACATGA